The genomic stretch GTGAGTTGCATATTTTAATGgcaaattaaaagtttttttaacaaaacgtTTTAATGCATGAATTTGTtggatgttttatttttgttttgcagtAATGTCGTACACGTGCATTAGTTGCCGTGTGCAGTTCTCTGATGGCGAGGTCCAGCGGGCACATTATAAGACAGACTGGCACCGCTACAATCTGAAGAGAAAAGTGGCCGACATGCCGCCAGTCACGGCGGAAAACTTCCAGGAGCGTGTGCTGGCCCAACGGGCCGCGACGGAGCAGGAGAGCCAGGGCGGCGGGCACGGCTCTGCCTACTGTGCCACCTGCAACAAGAAGTTCTCCAGTGATAATGCCTACACGAATCACATGCAGTCCAACAAACACCAGCAGGCAGAAAGGAAAGCCCTTGCCGCTGCCCAGGAGATCGTTCAGCGAATGAATGAGAAGAATCTGGAGAAAGGGGCGGAGCTAGATAAAGACGCACAGAATGAAGCTCTTCAGAAAGTACTCAAAGAGCAACAGAGACACACCACTCCTAAAGCCCCTCCAGCCGAGGGACAGGTCAGGCAGCGGCCGGACAAACCACCACGACTGCAGTGGTTCGAGCAGCAAGCCAAGAAGATCGCAGCGGAGGAGTGCGAGGAAGAGGagcaggaggaagaggagggtaAGAATACATGGCATTGATGCTTTCATGTGGGTCTAAAGTACTATTTCATGTTGTCAGTTTGAAAATTTGTAATAAACTTAATTTCtgtctttaaatgttttaatgaatttctagttgttattattatacaaAACAATAGTTATATATATGCAGATGAAATGCACACATATAGAAATTTATGTCACGTAAATATTTGTCAAATTGTTCTCTGTTCAAAGAATGGGAAGATGTTggtgatgaagatgatgaagatatggatgatgaagaagaagaagaggagatGGAAGAGGACTCTGCGTCCGGGCCGGCTCTGCCCCCTGATGCGATCCCAGTGACGAACTGTCTGTTCTGTGGACACCACTCGCGCTCACTGTCCCGAAATGTTGCACACATGACCAAAACACACAGCTTCTTCATCTCAGATATTGAATATCTGGTGGACCTGAGAGGATTTATTTCGTACCTGGGTTAGTCTGAGACTTTGGGTTAGAGAGGACATGTGTTTCTAACTCAACTTGAAAAGTTGGTCTCTTAATTCGTTTGTGCATTTCTCTACAGGGGAGAAGGTCGGTGTTGGAAAGGTGTGCTTATGGTGTAATGAAAAAGGGAAGTCGTTTTACTCTACAGAGGCGGTGCAGGCACACATGATCGACAAAAGTCACTGTAAACTTTTCACAGATGGAGACTCTGCGCTCGAGTTCGCAGACTTTTACGACTTCAGGTACGGGGTTATTTGTCAGTTACCTCTCACATTTCTAATCATCAGTTTTATAGTAATTTATTATGTTCTGCTTGTATGTGAATATGTATCTGATTTGAATATTTTATGACACCTACTGTATTACATAACCACTACATAAAGTTTgggaaataaaacacaattctAAAAAGTAATTTAATTCTGAAGGCTTGGGCGTTTACTCTGGATTTCAGTCCAAACCAAACATCCCAAACCAAGTGCGAATTGAAAGTATTtacaatttaaataaagtttgtggAATAATCCTTGTCCCTGTACATTTGCAGGAGTAGTTATCCCGATGCTAAAGATGGAGATGATGTGGAGATGAAGGATGGAGAGCTGCCTGATGATAAGACTGTAGAGTTTGATGACGATACGTTGGAGCTAACTTTGCCTTCAGGTACTTACTAGCAGGTGGATTAaaatatgaggagctcagatgtaAAAGCCGCTAaatttagtgatgcaccgataccacttttttgaaatatgAGTACGAGTacaagtacttgcatttcagtacgtgccgataccgagtacttaataaaaaaacatgatttaaatttacaggtaacagctttagtcatataatttaacaaaaaaacaaaggaatagttttccagtttgttgtaaactctgcctctttggacaacacaagaggcattaaccccttacacgcccctcaaacatagacatttctcagaccgtggtatcgattccaggtatcgggggacttttaacaaGTACGAGTACTtaagaaaatgtggtatcgaggccgataccggtatcggtgcatccctagctaAATTGTTACAAAATTAGATAATGACATTGACTGAATGCTCTTGCCATGTATTATATGTTCCTCAAATACCTTTACTTCAAATATGTTTAATCCAGGcttcaggccattcagaaataccgcttTGTTGTCAGAAACTGCAAAACgctaattttttttagcaaagtcctctaatggtgcttttccattgcatagtatcCCACGGGTCAGTTCGTGTCAGCTCACCTTACTTTGGCTTGATTAgattttccattgagtttagtacaacttcagagtgggagggattataggtgtgtcgttatatttgcgtgCCTACTaatgtgacatcatacaaaaagtGGGAGCAAGTGTTTtccatacattaatttatttggcagtccaccacaaaatcaaaattggcCTCTAGAAATAGATGTGTTCACtttgcgtttatcactacctgaCAGTTTGTGCCTCAGTCACggatgtgccgccacaaactgcaagaaaaacactggtatggtgttcctaaatCTCAGCCTGTGGAGGATTTTCACCTCTAAATGGGAACTTACAACAAAGCTCAGATATGATAAAGGTTTGGTCGAGAACGTCCAAGCacaaaggtaaagctaatcaTGCGTTAGCATTGACGCTGGTAGTGTGCAATCAGTGATCTTCGCTGTTTACGTCACGTTTTAGTATCAGCTCAGCTCatttggaaccccaaccgaggtggtacaaaAAAACCTATCGGGTATTACGTACTGTACCCAGTGTTAAAGCCCCATAAATGCATGGAAGATGAATTGGATGAACGACGGCACACGAAACGACCATGGATCACATACCTACTTGAACCTGAATGTGGATCACAGCGCCCCcaaatgtgtggttcagtttcctCAGTTTTACATTGTGACTTggttgcatctttagtgattttgcaattgtttactatgtcttgtccaaagaagtggagtttttttgccaaaaaaagatTACATGCACACgcaatttgttaaataccagtAAAATtgtcacatttgtgaaaaagACATTTTAGTTACCgactaaaacctttttattGCCATCAAAGTGAAATGACCGAACCTAAAcataagggcgcactcacattatccaaaccaaaccatgccccagcgcgattgtcacccctccctactcccccaggtgcatgCACTCACACCgtacttcttatcgatccgagtccgggcgcgctttcgtcattaagatgcgattgttttaaaaaagcaggaagtaaatctctctcttaacactggaacccaccgtaatgataagtctgtgttttttattcggagtcatttggtgcgcgattacagacagccctttcacatgtcatcatattgcttcgttgatctgtcacgtgtgcagctcggacattcacatAACCCtgctgcgcgcatcaaaaggtttttacggaggcagatgaaggtgagtggtcgcgcaactgacgtcttcaccttttgaatcgcgctcaggcgcgattgcgctcacaccacagccttccgcgcctgagcccaagtgaaccgcgctccggcccacctctgcaacccggccgcggcgcacggatcagagcgatcacactagtcaatcaaaccaggctttgggggtcaaacgcgcctgagcgcggtttggtttggatagtgttaGTGCGCCCTAAGAGCCTGCTTAAAAAAGAGCCTGCTAAAAAATGATAATTTAACTTAACATCTAGCGATGGTCTGgcaataattattattatagacATTGCTCactaaaaacatttgcatttgcTCTCTATTACAGGTGCTAAGATTGGCCATCGCTCTCTGATGAGGTACTACAAGCAGAGGTTTGGTCTTCAGAGGGCGTTGGTTCCGGCACATAACCAAAAGGCTGTGGGTCGGGTTCTTAAACAGTACAGAGCGCTTGGCTGGGGGGGAGACTCTGGTGAGTTATGCTTATTGCTGTAAACAATGTATGAATACAAACCTTTTGTCAGTGTAGCGGATGATTTAGCTCTGTTTTCACCATCGGCTGTCTGTGCTTTGTGTCTCAGGTAAGGGCTTCGTGAGCCAGCAGCAGAAGGACATGCAGTACGTGCGGAGAATGAAGTCCAGGTGGATGCTAAAGATGGGCATGAACAATAATGCCATCAAGCAGACACATTTCAGAGCTCAAGTTATGTTCTAAATCACTTAAGGAAACAGTCAAGAACAGTTCATATGACTTTATTAAGACTTgcatatgtatgtgtgtttatggAGTTTATGATTTGGCTCTATATATTAAGAAATGATATGCAAGTCTGACAAAAACACCTGACAGGTATGTCTGCATGTGAAAAACCGTCTATGAAATGTGTACTACAGAGATAAAATATTGTATAGCAATATTTctaaatcattattattattatttctgaatgaccttaACAATAAAATTACCAAGAACTGctttgatgtttatttaattttttgcttgttacaGTCATTATGAAATCATTATCTTAGCAAATGGGTCATTCTTCTATTGGGGTGGCAAATaagaatattattttttaatgcttggtttttataaaatatttgttatgcatttaaaattagTTTAATATGCTATATCCATTAAAATTAAAACTTAATAacatgtttaatttaaaatatttttttctagatTTTTAAAACACCAGTGAAACATCCACTTATGTCTGTGGTGTGTTACCAATATTGGAAGTAAAAAGACAGTAACACCAAAGAAAAATTAGCCTAAATCCAGTCTTTTCTAAAATGGAGATGGCCATGATAATGATTTCAAGATCAAGATTTTCATGTATTTATgaaaattttgattaaaatatttaaaatctgcAAGTTATAAACATAACACCAGAGACACTAATAAAGTATGACACATGAATTTGTCAGAAATTTAGCTACCTTTAATGCCCCTTCAGATCAATCAGTGCCTGCAACGACCTTTACACACAGGAAGTAATCTAAATAGATCTCCCCCTTTTGGGGAGACATCCATTGTTGTAACACCACAGACATGAATTTGGGGGACActacttttttcttaaatattacaaaatatatacattttaaaacaatttaataaaatgttacatgtTAAATAAAATCTGTCTTCACAATAACCACTTCATTTGTGTAAAAAATGTTGTCATACTGAGGTATGGCGGGATCATGCATATTTTGTTACAAATCCAATCTCTCAAActcaataaaaatgtaattgttaATAGTGCACGAATTGTGTTTATCCTACAGAATACAAACATggaaacattttataatttattggtatttaaactttatttcaACTGTTGTAAAGTAGAGAGACACCACTTAACACCACAAATAAAGACGACCCCTATGTTGAAATACATAGAAGTGTAAAGACACAAATATAAGTACAGgaatttacttaaattggtaaaccattgtgttagcaatacaaaggtcatggggtcgatctcagggaacacacactgataaaatgtttagctttaatgcactgtaagtggctttggatgaaagtgtctgccaaatgacGCCGATTTTACTCCTGGCCGGCAGCGGGCGCTGTTTTTCCTCGTGACTCTCCAGCAGACAGCTTAAAGTTCATAACCCATTGATGAAGTTCTTTATTGTAAGATAAATATTAGGTGACTCAGTTCAATTTGTGATATAATGTGAAAAAGCTGCAACTCATATAGCGTCTGATACCGTAGGTTTCCTACTTGTTTTGCAATaagatttttattacatttagcCAATTTTACTGAGCCAataatcaatgtttttttttttttaaaggcacacaaggcaagtctgagtattatttctctactagctccccctagtgtctgggagtaaatgcgttctatatctaagactatacgagactgaaggacaccgggtcggatacagcgaacttgcaagtggggtattcttcctacagacggtaggggcgggcgagagagtcctcattcgtcatgtaatgagtcatttaaccatataccgacttacgaagatgatttattaacataaaaatgctgccttgtgtccctttaaagtttaCGATAATTgttaactctttttttttgcattttgttgTTTTACACTATAAGGTGTTTCAACCAAGTGGTTAAGATGTTTGTTAATGGATCAAATTGAATTTCCATCATTCAAAGGACACTTTCTATAACAATGTATCTTTGAACACAACCGAACTTTCCCACGTGCTGTcccttttaaacatttatgctaACATCCCACAACATGAAAAATACCGCAAGTCATGTGTAAAATTATTGGTACACTTTTTTTTGCAAAGTTTCAAGATTATTGTGCAGAGTGATCCGAtgcattttaaatttatatggccgaaaatgaattttaaagaggacatttcacaagactaaaaatttaaaataaatatttgtcgTCCAcaaagtacatatgtgaagttttagtttGAAATATCGTAGAgataattaataataacattttaaaatggccACTTTGTAGAAGTGAGCAAAAATGTACGTCTTTTATAAaccgtttcatcggacgcacgagcggctttgctcgacgcaacaacaaaccgccctcgcgcggggcaagccattgaaatgaatgggtttcatagcgcagcgcgcACCGCTTCCTATTCTGAACTCTTTAACAAATAcctcgttgaaaataacaaatgttttggtttcctatgtaatctatgtgttgtttattttgcttgttatataaataaacgtctttaaaatgaattgttgttttttattcttaGCGAGTTTACtaaagttacgtgttgaccacaaaagccgcttgtttatgttgttactgctaaaaccgtctatatgcaaatgagctgatgaaatgcaaacactgattgccatgatggtctctctctctctctctctctctctctctctctctctctctctctctctctctctctctctctgtgtgtgtgtgtgcactaaATGGCACTGCCATGGTTGGATTGTTCAGATTaaagggcggtattattataataagatccccttttgacatcacaaggggagccaattGTCAATTACTTTTtcatcaaaactaagttactgggttgtgctttttcacattttataggttgatagaagcactggggacccaactatagcacttaaacatggaaaaagtttaACTGTTTTCACTGTTTTTGGTCCTGGCACAAAATGATCAGCAGCATATAAAAGGGAAGGTGGAAAGAAGTAATTCCAATTATTTTGTTCTTGTTCGCAAAGAAAGATGTGCAGCCATCATCGATTGGCATCAAAATAGTTTCACATGCAAGGAAATTGCTTCAAAAAATATCGAAcctgaaaaaaacatttaccaGATCATCAAAAACTTAAAGGCAAGAGGTTCGACTGTAGTGAAGAAAGCTTCAAAGTGTCCAGCAAGCAACCGGACATCTCCTCCTGACACAACTGTGGCACCATCAGTACAGAGATTGCTAAGTATGGCAGCAGGTGGGTGTGAGTGCATCTGTCTGTACAGGTGAAAACTTTTGGACAACGACCTGGTGTCAAGAAGGGCAGTGAAGAAGCCACttctctaaaaaaaaacatccatgaCAGACTGAAATACTGCAGGTAGTACAAGGATTGGACAGCAAAAAACTGGTGCAAAGTTATGATGATCCTTCCCGACTGGTTGGGACCTCTGGAAAATCAATTGTCTGGAGAAGAAAAGGTGAGCACTACGAGTGCTTTTGTCGTGCCAAAAGTGAAGCATCCTCCTGAGTCCATCAATGTGTGGGAGTGGGCTGTCCATTATTCTGCCCAAAAACATAATCTGAATATCCATTATACAGCATGATGAAGCACCATATTGCAAGAGTGATAATGAAGTGGCTTAAAGATCATTTCTGCACGTTGAAATTTTGGATCCATGGCCAGGCAACCCTTTATacttagattttttattttaagacattacTACTTAAGCATGTTTTTCAAAATAGTATCCTTCTATTATATTATATACTGGTAAATAAAGTGCAGACCACAGGTAGAATCTTTTATTTTCTCTCATCTGCTGCAGATATGGCCACCCTTCAGAGGTTTAGATGTGTTCCTCTGAAGTTCACATACAGATGGTCaacattatttgtttgtatCCTAAAGGTGAATTTTAGGAAAAGgatttgttaaataaagtgcaGACCACAGCTCTCCTGGCTGCCATTGAGCCATACGTGTACGAGTGGACGCAAAAATGGAAAGGCAGTATCAATGCAGAACATGGACTGGGTCTGAAGAagaaaaattacatttactacAGTAAATCCTCCAAAGCAGTTGCTCTTATGGGTGACATTAAAGCCATGCTGGACCCTAAAGGCATTCTTAACCCTTACAAAACTCTTCTAGACCACTAAGAGCCTCAGCACACGCCTGAGTACATCTACCTGTAAAAATTATGGTGTTTGTGTTAATAAATTGTGTGATTTTGCATTAGTTGTTTTCCAACCCTGTTCAAACAGGGCACATTTAGGATGCAAATCATATGGATTTGAAACAAcacaagagtgagtaaatgattacaTTTTCATTGATGGGTGAACCACTTCAATGCTGATGATGAGTCAAATAGCAAGAGATTAAAACTCTTTACAAAAAGAaaactagaaacaaagaaatcaCTGAATTGTTTAAGTAAAAATCCCAGCATAagattatttattgttttcataATGTAAATACATCTGATTATGTCTAACGTTCCTTACCAACGAAAAGTTGGTAAATctatttagacaaaaaatattattttagttaagaGTGGCTGATGCCTTTTATAAGTGATAATAAAAGATATGAGATAAAAAAGagatagttaaaaaaaaaaaaaaaaaaacgtgttatAGCCATTATGAAATTATTACCTTACCATATATGTTGAAATACATAGAAGTATAAAGACACAAATATAAGTACAGGAATGTTACTTAAAGCTCAGTTGGTAAACCATtgtgttagcaatgcaaagggTCGTGGGGTCGATCTCagtaacacacatactgataaaatctttaggatgaaagtgtctgccaaattaTATGGCGCCATTTTCACTCCTGGCCGGCAGTTGGCGCTGTTTCTCCTCGTGACCCTCCAGAAGACAGCTCAAAGTTCATGAGGAAGTAATTCATAACATTAATGCAGTTCTTTATTGTAGGATAAATGTTAGATGATTCCGTTCAGTTTGTGATATAATGTGAAAAAGCCGCAACTCCTATCGCGTCTGATACAGTAGGTTTACTAACCGTTTTGCAATATGATTTTTATAACATTTAGCGCATTTTACTGGGACTTTGTTAATTGATGTTTGGTAAAGTTTACGATCATTGTCAACTTTTAAACATTCTTTTTTagctttttaatgttttacaCTATTAGGTGTTTGTAACCAAGAGGTTACGATGGTTATTAATGGATCAAATTGAACTTCCGTCTTCCGTCTTTCCCTTTTAAACATTAGGCTAACAACATCCCACATGGAAAATACTGTACAGTCATGGACAAAAGTATTGACAGTGACATACGTTTCTAGATGATTGTGCAAAgtgatgaaaaaatgtacttttaacaAAAACCAAAGTGGCCCTGGCACAAAATAATCAGCTACATCATTTCACTAATCGCATCAGCAGCACATGTGAAAGGGAAAGTGAGAAGTGATTACAATTATTCTGTTCTTGTTTGCAATGAAATATGTGCAGCCATCATCGAAAAAGCTACTTCTCTGCAAGACTGAAATTCTGCAGGAAGTACAAGGATTGGAGGGCAGAAGActgttgcaaagttattttctCTTTCTTCCGACTGTTTGGGACAATTGGAAAATCAGTTGTCTGGAGAAGATAAGGTAAACACTACCATGAGTCCTGTGTCAGGCCAACGGTGAAGCATCCTGAGACCACCATGTGTGGGGTTGCTTGTTGACAGTAATGGTATCACAAGAACAACTTCTCCCAAATATCAAGGAGCAATTGTGTTATGATTCGATAATTTATTTGATGGAGCACCATATTAAAAGGCAAGAATGATAATGAAGATCATCTTTACAttgatattttgaatttgtggcCGCAAGGAACTCCCCGGATCACAATCCGATAGAGAACCTGTGATCAATCCTCAGAGGACCAGCAGAAGACCACAAATGGCAGAGGACCAGCAGAAGACCACAAATTTTTATCAACTCCGAGCACTAATAAGGCAGGAATGGATTTCCATCAGTCAGAATTTGGCCCATAAGCTAAAATCCAGCATGCCAGAGAGAATTGCTTATAAAGAAAAAGGGTCAGCACTGTAATTATTGACTCTgcatatattaaatgtttttgctaagcttttaaaacatatgaTATGCATTGTTTACCTGTatactttaaaaacatttaaaaatgatcTACGAATACTGAGACAGCAAACTTtgcaaaacacaacatttatgtCACTGCCAATACTTTTGACATGACTGTAATTACTACATTTTGTAGGACCACACcaactttttgggactttagcttattcaccctTTCCCCAAGAGTTAAATAAGTCCATatttcatctccgtgcgtgccgtaactctgtctgacgcacccaccgctagcctagcttagcacaaagactggaagtaaatggctccagctagcatactgctcccaataagtgacaaaataacgccaattttttcctgtttatatgttgtgatttgtatagtcacagcgtgtacaaataacaaggtcatataagagacagccatcttttaaccatcaggtgctgcgagcaaatcactccgcccaagtagcagtgcttcgccttctgagaatatagttcccagtatgtatactgttaaaagatggctgtgtctctcatgaccttgttatttaatttatttaataaattacataataaataaagtgcaGACCACAAGTACAATCCTTTTACCTTCTCATCTGCTGTAGATATGGGCACCCTTCAGAGGTTCAGAAGTGTTCCTCTGAAGTCCACATTCAGATGGTCAATATGTCCACAGTACAGCACTATCTTCACAGCAGGGAACAGAGAGAGATCAGACAGAGCTCAGATTCAACATCGCTGTATGCAAAGCAGAGGACTGGGAAACATCCCAGCCAATCCGGGTTCTGCCCCGCCACGTTTACCCTTCTCCAGGGTCACCCAGGATGATCTTTCCTTCTTTACAAAGCTGCTGCCTGGAAGAACCATAACTGATCCAGACTTGCTGAAGTCCTACAACATAGACTGGTTGAAGTCAGTGCAAGGTAAATGAAATCTGaatctttaaaggtgcaatttgtaactTTAGatggatctcttgacagaaatgccttataaaatacataactatattaactctttccccaccagcattttttatgattttcacaaaattttaatgccttccagaaaatgctcccttttaaatatataaacatacaatataagaaataaaagaacagaccctctgctttcaaacaaaaaaatcagtttcatcctaccttcatgtgttctgtttttataatctctcaaatatgtgtaggtttcatcaaaaacaccaaattttgagcaaaaaactgagataattccatttttttgaaagaattttgatagagatcagatgcagagcgatctttaaaacatacacggatatacagctgtttgccctagggcaatacttccgggttttataattTGTGGAATTtttggataatagcggtattgcagattgacgagatgactcgtcaatggcggggaaagagttaaagggacacttcactttttatgaaaaatatatgctcattttccagctcccctagtattaaacatttgattctaaccgttttggaatccattcagccgatctcccggtctggcggtaccactttaagcatagctttgcacaatccattgaatctgaatctagaccattagcatcgcgctaaaaaataactaaagagtttagatataatttctatttaaaaatgtacccttctgtatttacatcgtgtactaagaccgacggaaaattaaaagttgtgattttctaggcagatatggctaagaactattctctcattctggcgtaataatcaaggactttgctgttgtAACATTGCTCCAGGCGGCGCAATGATAGCAcgtagtgcccgaaaatagtcccctgctatttgATTTtggctgtgaatagtcattgggatgcttttgggctagttttgaatgtccattgggatggtttttatacacaaatctggcaaccctggctgtgcgcttgaGCAGACGTTCGGTTCGGTTATAtataatgtacatgtaaaccaacattttaatcagattgcaatgttaaggtgcatgtaaactgtattgtcaTAACCTTCAATGGGATTAAATTTAGTCGGTTTGACAAAATTTTggacatgtaaacatagccaatatgtgttcggtgcatcaTGGGAACCTATATGCATcgcgtgtcatgtcaaaatgcgTGCTTGGTGCATACGCGTCGAAGGGttcatgataaaagagacgcttttgcaaaacaatta from Paramisgurnus dabryanus chromosome 6, PD_genome_1.1, whole genome shotgun sequence encodes the following:
- the znf622 gene encoding cytoplasmic 60S subunit biogenesis factor ZNF622, which translates into the protein MSYTCISCRVQFSDGEVQRAHYKTDWHRYNLKRKVADMPPVTAENFQERVLAQRAATEQESQGGGHGSAYCATCNKKFSSDNAYTNHMQSNKHQQAERKALAAAQEIVQRMNEKNLEKGAELDKDAQNEALQKVLKEQQRHTTPKAPPAEGQVRQRPDKPPRLQWFEQQAKKIAAEECEEEEQEEEEEWEDVGDEDDEDMDDEEEEEEMEEDSASGPALPPDAIPVTNCLFCGHHSRSLSRNVAHMTKTHSFFISDIEYLVDLRGFISYLGEKVGVGKVCLWCNEKGKSFYSTEAVQAHMIDKSHCKLFTDGDSALEFADFYDFRSSYPDAKDGDDVEMKDGELPDDKTVEFDDDTLELTLPSGAKIGHRSLMRYYKQRFGLQRALVPAHNQKAVGRVLKQYRALGWGGDSGKGFVSQQQKDMQYVRRMKSRWMLKMGMNNNAIKQTHFRAQVMF